The Neomonachus schauinslandi chromosome 4, ASM220157v2, whole genome shotgun sequence genome includes a region encoding these proteins:
- the MAPK15 gene encoding mitogen-activated protein kinase 15 isoform X2 gives MLLQADPHAPLDTDLNAVICKGRLLKDIHKRYIIYQLLRATKFIHSGRVIHRDQKVPPVLHSWALSPHCVHPPLTALSPPPLLQPSNILLDSSCLVKLCDFGLARSLSGLPEGSEGQALTDYVATRWYRAPEVLLSSSWYTPGVDMWSLGCILGEMLRGRPLFPGTSTLHQLELILETIPPPSKEDLLALGSSYSASILPCLGSRPRQTLDTLLPPDTPPEALDLLRGLLVFAPEKRLSAAQALQHPYVQRFHCPAREWTLDSAVQLPVLEGVQLSAPEYRSRVYQMILERRGNSRIPREKGLGGTPAGTEPSAPRPQAHLLNPRAVPQLPPGSPTQNPGRRPQSSPGPQSAHDIACGAKNLPRRNSAPVLQPPPPGGLGRGERPPGATAEAPSAPSWVKPSGKGAASSLASQAAAQVAIQALIRSDWNPGRGVRATGARRVPRGLPADARPEPRPGRRMFSASASQGAQGAARAALGGYSQAYGTVCHSALGRLPLLPGPRA, from the exons GCTGACCCACATGCTCCCCTAGACACCGACCTGAACGCTGTCATCTGTAAGGGCAGGCTGCTGAAGGACATCCACAAGCGCTACATCATCTACCAGCTCCTACGGGCCACCAAGTTCATCCACTCAGGACGCGTCATCCACCGGGACCAGAAGGTGCCACCAGTTCTCCATTCGTGGGCCCTGTCCCCACACTGTGTGCACCCACCCCTGACAGCCCTCAGTCCACCTCCTCTCCTGCAGCCTTCCAACATTCTCCTGGACTCCAGCTGCTTGGTGAAGCTCTGTGACTTTGGTCTTGCCCGCTCCCTCAGCGGCCTCCCTGAGGGGTCTGAGGGCCAGGCCCTGACAGATTACGTGGCCACACGCTGGTACCGGGCTCCCGAGGTGCTGCTGTCCTCAAGCTG gtaCACCCCTGGGGTGGACATGTGGAGTCTGGGCTGCATCCTGGGGGAGATGCTTCGGGGGAGGCCCCTGTTCCCTGGCACATCCACACTGCACCAGCTGGAGCTGATCCTGGAGACCATCCCACCACCATCCAAGGAGG ACCTCCTGGCTCTTGGCTCAAGCTACAGTGCCTCTATCCTGCCCTGCCTGGGGTCCCG GCCACGGCAGACGCTGGACACCCTCCTGCCGCCAGACACACCCCCGGAGGCCTTGGATCTCCTCAGGGGACTCCTGGTATTTGCCCCGGAGAAGCGGCTTAGCGCAGCCCAGGCACTGCAGCACCCCTACGTGCAGAG GTTCCACTGCCCGGCTCGTGAGTGGACACTGGATTCGGCTGTGCAGCTCCCGGTGCTCGAAGGAGTTCAGCTCTCAGCCCCCGAGTATCGCAGCCGCGTCTATCAG ATGATCCTGGAGCGCAGGGGCAACAGCCGCATCCCCAGAGAGAAGGGCCTGGGGGGCACACCCGCGGGGACAGAGCCCAGTGCCCCCCGACCCCAGGCGCACCTACTCAACCCCAGAGCCGTCCCTCAGCTGCCCCCGGGCTCGCCCACGCAGAACCCTGGACGCAGACCTCAGAGCAGCCCGGGTCCCCAGTCCGCGCACG ACATTGCCTGCGGAGCCAAGAACCTTCCGCGGCGGAACTCGGCCCCCGTGCTCCAGCCTCCGCCCCCAGGAggtctggggagaggggagaggcccCCTGGGGCGACGGCGGAGGCCCCCTCGGCACCCTCGTGG GTGAAGCCCAGCGGGAAGGGGGCGGCGTCCTCCCTGGCCTCGCAGGCCGCCGCCCAGGTGGCCATCCAGGCCCTAATCCGGAGCGACTGGAATCCAGGCCGTGGGGTGAGGGCAACCGGCGCGCGACGG GTCCCTCGCGGGCTTCCCGCGGATGCCCGGCCCGAGCCTCGGCCGGGCCGGAGGATGTTCAGCGCCTCGGCCTCGCAGGGAGCCCAGGGTGCTGCAAGGGCTGCGCTCGGGGGCTACTCACAGGCCTACGGTACCGTCTGCCACTCGGCGCTGGGCCGCCTGCCCCTGCTTCCCGGGCCACGCGCCTAA
- the FAM83H gene encoding protein FAM83H isoform X2, whose translation MARRSQSSSQGDNPLAPGYLPPHYKEYYRLAVDALAEGGPEAYSRFLASEGAPAFLCPEELEHVSRHLRPPQHVAREPPEGSPPNVDMDGSSGTYWPMNSDQAVPELDLGWPLTFGFQGTEVTTLVQPPPPDSPSIKDEARRMIRSAQQVVAVVMDMFTDVDLLGEVLEAAARRVPVYILLDEMNAQHFLDMADKCRVNLHHVDFLRVRTVAGPTYYCRTGKSFKGHVKEKFLLVDCAVVMSGSYSFMWSFEKIHRSLAHVFQGELVSSFDEEFRILFAQSEPLVPSAGALARMDAYALAPYAGAGPLMGGQVTGAPTPFSFPKRAHLLFPPPREEGLGFPSFLDPDRHFLSAFRREEPARMPAGALEPHAGLRPLSRRLDAEAGLGGELAGPRGFFQARHLEMDTLKRHSYAAADGTGAVENFAAARQVSRQTFLSHGDDFRFQTSHFHRDQLYQQHYQWEPQLAPARPQGLFEKLRAGRPGFAEHDDFALGPGPRFPELGPDGHQRLDYVPSSASREVRHGSDPASGPGPRGLEPSGAPRPNLGQRFPCQAVARQGPDAAPDAEQERRGGPEGRAGLRHWRLASYLSGCHGEDAGEEGLPAPMEAEAYEDDVLVSGGRMAPGDLLPLASRAPYPAKGLVPCSGGGGGDSPEREGLEEAGLARQDSFRSRLNPLIQRSSRLRSSLIFSASQAEGAGGAMAATTEKAQLLHKEQAVSEMLGPGGEAMRSATSTKVAELLEKYKGPARDAGGAGAPVTVASHSKAVGSQAWREEAVAPGGAGSERRSLESCLLDLRDSFAQRLHQEAERQPGAATLTATQLLDTLGRSGTDRLPSRFLSAQGRSASPQGRVSPPLEGPGPRQAPHPEPKGSPTSAYPERRGSPVPAVPERRGSPVPAVPERRGSPVPAVPERRGSPVPAVPERRGSPVPPVPERRGSLTLPFSEESPKTGAAEETAGGPMEVLRKGSLRLRQLLSPKAERRTEEEGGFPAPQENGQPESPRRPSLGRAESTEAATGDERGPRARMGSTTANALYSSNLRDDTKAILEQISAHGQKHRGVPAPAPGLAHSSPELGRSPAAGGLAPDMSDKDKCSAIFRSDSLGTQGRLSRTLPASAEDRDRLLLRMESMRKEKRVYSRFEVFCKKEEAGGPGAGEGTAEDDTRDSKVGKFMPRILGTFKRK comes from the exons ATGGCCCGTCGCTCCCAGAGCTCCTCGCAGGGGGACAACCCGCTGGCACCTGGGTACCTGCCACCTCACTACAAAGAATACTACCGCCTGGCAGTGGATGCCCTGGctgagggagggccagaggccTACAGCCGCTTCCTGGCGTCTGAGGGGGCACCTGCCTTCCTGTGCCCTGAGGAGCTGGAGCACGTGAGCCGCCACCTGCGGCCCCCACAGCATGTTGCTCGCGAGCCCCCCGAAGGCAGCCCTCCCAATGTGGACATGGATGGCTCCTCAGGCACCTACTGGCCTATGAACTCCGACCAGGCAGTGCCTGAGCTTGACCTGGGCTGGCCCCTGACCTTCGGCTTCCAGGGCACTGAAGTCACGACCCTGGTACAGCCACCACCGCCTGACAGCCCCAGCATCAAGGATGAGGCTCGAAGGATGATCCGCTCTGCCCAGCAG GTGGTGGCCGTGGTGATGGACATGTTCACCGACGTGGACCTGCTTGGTGAAGTGCTGGAGGCAGCGGCTCGCCGTGTCCCGGTCTACATTCTCTTGGATGAGATGAATGCGCAGCACTTCCTAGACATGGCCGACAAGTGCCGCGTCAACCTGCACCACGTGGAT ttCCTGCGCGTGCGCACTGTGGCAGGCCCCACCTACTACTGCCGCACTGGGAAGTCCTTCAAGGGCCACGTGAAGGAGAAGTTCCTGCTAGTGGACTGTGCCGTGGTTATGAGTGGGAGCTACAG CTTCATGTGGTCCTTCGAGAAGATCCACCGAAGCCTGGCGCACGTGTTCCAGGGCGAGCTGGTCTCCAGCTTCGATGAGGAGTTCCGCATCCTGTTCGCGCAGTCCGAGCCTCTGGTGCCCTCAGCCGGGGCACTGGCCCGCATGGATGCTTACGCCCTGGCTCCATACGCGGGAGCCGGGCCCCTTATGGGCGGCCAGGTGACCGGCGCGCCgacccctttctccttccccaaaCGAGCGCACCTCCTGTTCCCACCGCCTCGGGAAGAGGGCCTGGGTTTCCCCTCCTTCCTCGACCCCGACCGCCACTTCTTGTCTGCTTTCCGCCGGGAGGAGCCAGCGCGGATGCCCGCGGGAGCCCTGGAGCCGCACGCGGGACTGCGGCCGCTATCGCGGCGGCTGGACGCGGAGGCAGGACTAGGGGGAGAGCTCGCGGGCCCGCGGGGCTTCTTTCAGGCCCGGCATCTGGAGATGGACACCTTAAAGCGGCACAGCTACGCGGCCGCCGACGGCACCGGCGCGGTGGAGAACTTCGCGGCTGCGCGTCAGGTGTCACGGCAGACGTTCCTCAGCCATGGTGATGACTTCCGCTTCCAGACCAGTCACTTCCACCGTGACCAGCTCTACCAGCAGCATTACCAGTGGGAGCCGCAGCTCGCGCCGGCGCGGCCGCAGGGCCTGTTTGAGAAGCTGCGCGCTGGCCGCCCCGGCTTCGCCGAGCACGACGACTTCGCGCTGGGGCCCGGGCCACGCTTCCCCGAGCTCGGCCCCGACGGACACCAGCGGCTGGACTACGTGCCGTCCAGCGCGTCGCGCGAGGTGCGCCACGGCTCAGACCCCGCCTCGGGGCCCGGGCCCCGCGGCCTGGAACCCAGCGGAGCCCCACGCCCCAACCTGGGCCAGCGCTTCCCGTGCCAGGCAGTGGCAAGGCAGGGCCCAGACGCCGCGCCCGACGCAGAGCAGGAGCGCAGGGGCGGGCCCGAGGGGCGGGCGGGGCTGCGGCACTGGCGCTTGGCGTCCTACCTGAGCGGTTGCCATGGCGAGGACGCGGGCGAGGAGGGCCTGCCGGCACCCATGGAGGCTGAGGCCTATGAAGACGACGTTCTGGTGTCCGGCGGCCGAATGGCCCCCGGGGACCTGCTCCCCTTAGCCTCCCGTGCGCCCTACCCGGCCAAGGGCCTGGTGCCCTGCTCCGGCGGCGGTGGTGGCGACAGCCCAGAGCGCGagggcctggaggaggcaggtCTGGCCAGGCAGGACTCCTTCCGCTCGCGCTTGAACCCGCTGATCCAGCGCAGCTCGCGCCTGCGCTCCTCCCTGATCTTCAGCGCTTCGCAGGCCGAGGGCGCCGGTGGGGCCATGGCGGCCACTACCGAGAAGGCGCAGCTGCTGCACAAGGAGCAGGCGGTCAGCGAGATGCTGGGCCCCGGCGGCGAGGCCATGCGCTCCGCCACTTCCACCAAGGTGGCCGAGCTCCTGGAGAAATACAAGGGCCCGGCGCGTGATGCCGGAGGGGCGGGGGCCCCAGTCACAGTCGCCAGCCATAGCAAGGCTGTTGGGTCCCAGGCGTGGCGGGAGGAGGCGGTGGCGCCGGGTGGGGCGGGGAGCGAGCGCCGCAGCCTCGAGAGTTGCCTGCTGGACCTGCGCGACTCCTTCGCACAGCGGCTGCACCAGGAGGCTGAGAGGCAGCCGGGAGCAGCCACGCTTACTGCCACCCAGCTGCTAGACACGCTGGGCCGGAGCGGCACCGACCGGCTGccctctcgctttctctctgccCAGGGCCGCTCCGCCTCCCCACAAGGGCGGGTCAGTCCCCCGCTGGAGGGGCCTGGGCCGCGCCAGGCACCTCACCCTGAGCCGAAAGGGAGCCCCACCTCGGCCTATCCCGAGCGCAGGGGCAGCCCGGTCCCCGCTGTGCCGGAGCGCAGGGGCAGCCCGGTCCCCGCTGTGCCGGAGCGCAGGGGCAGCCCCGTCCCCGCTGTGCCGGAGCGCAGGGGCAGCCCGGTCCCCGCTGTGCCGGAGCGCAGGGGCAGCCCGGTCCCCCCTGTGCCGGAGCGCAGGGGCAGCCTCACCCTTCCCTTCTCCGAGGAGTCTCCCAAGACTGGGGCCGCGGAGGAGACGGCTGGCGGCCCCATGGAAGTCTTGCGCAAGGGCTCCCTGCGCCTCCGCCAGCTGCTGAGCCCCAAGGCTGAGCGGCGCACGGAGGAAGAGGGCGGCTTCCCAGCGCCGCAGGAGAACGGGCAGCCTGAGAGCCCCCGGCGGCCGTCGCTGGGCAGGGCTGAGAGCACTGAGGCTGCCACTGGAGACGAGCGGGGCCCGCGGGCGCGCATGGGCTCCACCACGGCCAACGCCTTGTACAGCAGCAACCTGCGGGACGACACGAAAGCCATTCTGGAGCAGATCAGCGCCCACGGCCAGAAACACCGCGGGgtccccgccccggccccgggccTGGCTCACAGCAGTCCTGAGCTAGGCCGCTCACCAGCTGCTGGCGGCCTGGCCCCTGACATGTCCGACAAGGACAAATGCTCTGCCATCTTCCGTTCGGACAGCTTGGGGACCCAGGGAAGGCTGAGCCGCACCCTGCCTGCCAGCGCCGAGGACCGCGACCGGCTGCTGCTCCGCATGGAGAGCATGCGCAAGGAGAAGCGCGTCTACAGCCGGTTTGAGGTCTTCTGCAAAAAGGAAGAGGCCGGAGGcccgggggcaggggagggcacaGCAGAGGACGACACCAGGGACAGCAAGGTGGGCAAGTTCATGCCCAGGATCCTGGGTACTTTCAAAAGGAAGTGA
- the FAM83H gene encoding protein FAM83H isoform X1, with protein sequence MCLPAPPQAPGPDMARRSQSSSQGDNPLAPGYLPPHYKEYYRLAVDALAEGGPEAYSRFLASEGAPAFLCPEELEHVSRHLRPPQHVAREPPEGSPPNVDMDGSSGTYWPMNSDQAVPELDLGWPLTFGFQGTEVTTLVQPPPPDSPSIKDEARRMIRSAQQVVAVVMDMFTDVDLLGEVLEAAARRVPVYILLDEMNAQHFLDMADKCRVNLHHVDFLRVRTVAGPTYYCRTGKSFKGHVKEKFLLVDCAVVMSGSYSFMWSFEKIHRSLAHVFQGELVSSFDEEFRILFAQSEPLVPSAGALARMDAYALAPYAGAGPLMGGQVTGAPTPFSFPKRAHLLFPPPREEGLGFPSFLDPDRHFLSAFRREEPARMPAGALEPHAGLRPLSRRLDAEAGLGGELAGPRGFFQARHLEMDTLKRHSYAAADGTGAVENFAAARQVSRQTFLSHGDDFRFQTSHFHRDQLYQQHYQWEPQLAPARPQGLFEKLRAGRPGFAEHDDFALGPGPRFPELGPDGHQRLDYVPSSASREVRHGSDPASGPGPRGLEPSGAPRPNLGQRFPCQAVARQGPDAAPDAEQERRGGPEGRAGLRHWRLASYLSGCHGEDAGEEGLPAPMEAEAYEDDVLVSGGRMAPGDLLPLASRAPYPAKGLVPCSGGGGGDSPEREGLEEAGLARQDSFRSRLNPLIQRSSRLRSSLIFSASQAEGAGGAMAATTEKAQLLHKEQAVSEMLGPGGEAMRSATSTKVAELLEKYKGPARDAGGAGAPVTVASHSKAVGSQAWREEAVAPGGAGSERRSLESCLLDLRDSFAQRLHQEAERQPGAATLTATQLLDTLGRSGTDRLPSRFLSAQGRSASPQGRVSPPLEGPGPRQAPHPEPKGSPTSAYPERRGSPVPAVPERRGSPVPAVPERRGSPVPAVPERRGSPVPAVPERRGSPVPPVPERRGSLTLPFSEESPKTGAAEETAGGPMEVLRKGSLRLRQLLSPKAERRTEEEGGFPAPQENGQPESPRRPSLGRAESTEAATGDERGPRARMGSTTANALYSSNLRDDTKAILEQISAHGQKHRGVPAPAPGLAHSSPELGRSPAAGGLAPDMSDKDKCSAIFRSDSLGTQGRLSRTLPASAEDRDRLLLRMESMRKEKRVYSRFEVFCKKEEAGGPGAGEGTAEDDTRDSKVGKFMPRILGTFKRK encoded by the exons ATgtgtctccctgcccctccccaggcccctggccccGACATGGCCCGTCGCTCCCAGAGCTCCTCGCAGGGGGACAACCCGCTGGCACCTGGGTACCTGCCACCTCACTACAAAGAATACTACCGCCTGGCAGTGGATGCCCTGGctgagggagggccagaggccTACAGCCGCTTCCTGGCGTCTGAGGGGGCACCTGCCTTCCTGTGCCCTGAGGAGCTGGAGCACGTGAGCCGCCACCTGCGGCCCCCACAGCATGTTGCTCGCGAGCCCCCCGAAGGCAGCCCTCCCAATGTGGACATGGATGGCTCCTCAGGCACCTACTGGCCTATGAACTCCGACCAGGCAGTGCCTGAGCTTGACCTGGGCTGGCCCCTGACCTTCGGCTTCCAGGGCACTGAAGTCACGACCCTGGTACAGCCACCACCGCCTGACAGCCCCAGCATCAAGGATGAGGCTCGAAGGATGATCCGCTCTGCCCAGCAG GTGGTGGCCGTGGTGATGGACATGTTCACCGACGTGGACCTGCTTGGTGAAGTGCTGGAGGCAGCGGCTCGCCGTGTCCCGGTCTACATTCTCTTGGATGAGATGAATGCGCAGCACTTCCTAGACATGGCCGACAAGTGCCGCGTCAACCTGCACCACGTGGAT ttCCTGCGCGTGCGCACTGTGGCAGGCCCCACCTACTACTGCCGCACTGGGAAGTCCTTCAAGGGCCACGTGAAGGAGAAGTTCCTGCTAGTGGACTGTGCCGTGGTTATGAGTGGGAGCTACAG CTTCATGTGGTCCTTCGAGAAGATCCACCGAAGCCTGGCGCACGTGTTCCAGGGCGAGCTGGTCTCCAGCTTCGATGAGGAGTTCCGCATCCTGTTCGCGCAGTCCGAGCCTCTGGTGCCCTCAGCCGGGGCACTGGCCCGCATGGATGCTTACGCCCTGGCTCCATACGCGGGAGCCGGGCCCCTTATGGGCGGCCAGGTGACCGGCGCGCCgacccctttctccttccccaaaCGAGCGCACCTCCTGTTCCCACCGCCTCGGGAAGAGGGCCTGGGTTTCCCCTCCTTCCTCGACCCCGACCGCCACTTCTTGTCTGCTTTCCGCCGGGAGGAGCCAGCGCGGATGCCCGCGGGAGCCCTGGAGCCGCACGCGGGACTGCGGCCGCTATCGCGGCGGCTGGACGCGGAGGCAGGACTAGGGGGAGAGCTCGCGGGCCCGCGGGGCTTCTTTCAGGCCCGGCATCTGGAGATGGACACCTTAAAGCGGCACAGCTACGCGGCCGCCGACGGCACCGGCGCGGTGGAGAACTTCGCGGCTGCGCGTCAGGTGTCACGGCAGACGTTCCTCAGCCATGGTGATGACTTCCGCTTCCAGACCAGTCACTTCCACCGTGACCAGCTCTACCAGCAGCATTACCAGTGGGAGCCGCAGCTCGCGCCGGCGCGGCCGCAGGGCCTGTTTGAGAAGCTGCGCGCTGGCCGCCCCGGCTTCGCCGAGCACGACGACTTCGCGCTGGGGCCCGGGCCACGCTTCCCCGAGCTCGGCCCCGACGGACACCAGCGGCTGGACTACGTGCCGTCCAGCGCGTCGCGCGAGGTGCGCCACGGCTCAGACCCCGCCTCGGGGCCCGGGCCCCGCGGCCTGGAACCCAGCGGAGCCCCACGCCCCAACCTGGGCCAGCGCTTCCCGTGCCAGGCAGTGGCAAGGCAGGGCCCAGACGCCGCGCCCGACGCAGAGCAGGAGCGCAGGGGCGGGCCCGAGGGGCGGGCGGGGCTGCGGCACTGGCGCTTGGCGTCCTACCTGAGCGGTTGCCATGGCGAGGACGCGGGCGAGGAGGGCCTGCCGGCACCCATGGAGGCTGAGGCCTATGAAGACGACGTTCTGGTGTCCGGCGGCCGAATGGCCCCCGGGGACCTGCTCCCCTTAGCCTCCCGTGCGCCCTACCCGGCCAAGGGCCTGGTGCCCTGCTCCGGCGGCGGTGGTGGCGACAGCCCAGAGCGCGagggcctggaggaggcaggtCTGGCCAGGCAGGACTCCTTCCGCTCGCGCTTGAACCCGCTGATCCAGCGCAGCTCGCGCCTGCGCTCCTCCCTGATCTTCAGCGCTTCGCAGGCCGAGGGCGCCGGTGGGGCCATGGCGGCCACTACCGAGAAGGCGCAGCTGCTGCACAAGGAGCAGGCGGTCAGCGAGATGCTGGGCCCCGGCGGCGAGGCCATGCGCTCCGCCACTTCCACCAAGGTGGCCGAGCTCCTGGAGAAATACAAGGGCCCGGCGCGTGATGCCGGAGGGGCGGGGGCCCCAGTCACAGTCGCCAGCCATAGCAAGGCTGTTGGGTCCCAGGCGTGGCGGGAGGAGGCGGTGGCGCCGGGTGGGGCGGGGAGCGAGCGCCGCAGCCTCGAGAGTTGCCTGCTGGACCTGCGCGACTCCTTCGCACAGCGGCTGCACCAGGAGGCTGAGAGGCAGCCGGGAGCAGCCACGCTTACTGCCACCCAGCTGCTAGACACGCTGGGCCGGAGCGGCACCGACCGGCTGccctctcgctttctctctgccCAGGGCCGCTCCGCCTCCCCACAAGGGCGGGTCAGTCCCCCGCTGGAGGGGCCTGGGCCGCGCCAGGCACCTCACCCTGAGCCGAAAGGGAGCCCCACCTCGGCCTATCCCGAGCGCAGGGGCAGCCCGGTCCCCGCTGTGCCGGAGCGCAGGGGCAGCCCGGTCCCCGCTGTGCCGGAGCGCAGGGGCAGCCCCGTCCCCGCTGTGCCGGAGCGCAGGGGCAGCCCGGTCCCCGCTGTGCCGGAGCGCAGGGGCAGCCCGGTCCCCCCTGTGCCGGAGCGCAGGGGCAGCCTCACCCTTCCCTTCTCCGAGGAGTCTCCCAAGACTGGGGCCGCGGAGGAGACGGCTGGCGGCCCCATGGAAGTCTTGCGCAAGGGCTCCCTGCGCCTCCGCCAGCTGCTGAGCCCCAAGGCTGAGCGGCGCACGGAGGAAGAGGGCGGCTTCCCAGCGCCGCAGGAGAACGGGCAGCCTGAGAGCCCCCGGCGGCCGTCGCTGGGCAGGGCTGAGAGCACTGAGGCTGCCACTGGAGACGAGCGGGGCCCGCGGGCGCGCATGGGCTCCACCACGGCCAACGCCTTGTACAGCAGCAACCTGCGGGACGACACGAAAGCCATTCTGGAGCAGATCAGCGCCCACGGCCAGAAACACCGCGGGgtccccgccccggccccgggccTGGCTCACAGCAGTCCTGAGCTAGGCCGCTCACCAGCTGCTGGCGGCCTGGCCCCTGACATGTCCGACAAGGACAAATGCTCTGCCATCTTCCGTTCGGACAGCTTGGGGACCCAGGGAAGGCTGAGCCGCACCCTGCCTGCCAGCGCCGAGGACCGCGACCGGCTGCTGCTCCGCATGGAGAGCATGCGCAAGGAGAAGCGCGTCTACAGCCGGTTTGAGGTCTTCTGCAAAAAGGAAGAGGCCGGAGGcccgggggcaggggagggcacaGCAGAGGACGACACCAGGGACAGCAAGGTGGGCAAGTTCATGCCCAGGATCCTGGGTACTTTCAAAAGGAAGTGA